Sequence from the Dysidea avara chromosome 5, odDysAvar1.4, whole genome shotgun sequence genome:
GAAAAGGTGTGACTATTTTATGACATTTTAATGCTTGCTTTTTCAAAGTCTGcactctttttcacagcttgacatATTTAGCATGGATCCAAATATATGTACTGACAAGATACGTCATTTGATGATCAAGTCATATGTCCCCCAACTTTAAAGGGTATATGTTTAAACATTTTGCATGgtataataattaattaatcacTCCAATAGGCAAACCAACAAAGCAAATGACCTACTAACAGAATTAAATGCTAAGAAAATGGAAATGGAGGTCTTGAAGATGAACTTACAGAAACAGGAACAAGATATATCAAAGAAAGTTGAAAGAATAAAGGAACTAGAACAAGGGTATGCAGTATaaaacaggttatttgtttACGCTGGCAGTAATATTTGTGTTATGTGTGATTGCACACTGGATTTTTTTACAATTCCATTTTTGTAAGAAACTTGTAAGAACAGTTCTTTAATTGCAGTGTTTCACCTGAAACAATTAAATGATTACAAATCGGTGTCTTTTGTGACATGCAAGTATGCAGGGATACAGGGTGCTATCTTTATCTGGTCCAGCTCTGATTGTGCTGAAGATAAGATCAGACTGCCAGGTGGTACTGGAAAGTGTGCCCCCATGCCCATCTCCCAACCAACAATTTTGAAAATTCAGTCCTTTGAGGTGGAATTTGAGAGCAACTTTGACTGAAATTATCCGTAGAATTATTGTACTGACTATTCTATTGTAGTATACTACATTGACCgcactattagaatatctcaatcttctTTAGTCAGGACCATCTGAGCAGTTCCTACACCTCTGGTGCGATTATAGCGAAAGAAAATGATTTGCGTATGGATAGTCTTGCCAATTAACCTTATAGCATTTTAGATATAGTGTCAAAAATTACTAGACAGAGCAACTTTGTATATGCAATAAGTTACCTATCACCCAGTGATAGCTAACTTATCACCTGTAGCAGAGCCACTCAGTCTAGTTCATGACGTTATGACAACCATtaatggtattgtttaccaatggagtaAATAGCCAAATATGGAAATGTTAACTACAAAAAAACACCAGTGCAACAAACAACATGGTTAACTTATTATACTATTGTGATGGTAACTCCAACAGAAATTTACTTCAATATCCGTAATCACCTGTGCACTAATAGTTACATCCTGTATACTCAGATGATATTGTTAATACACTCGACCTTGGCATCGCCTCATTCTCAtgttataatactgtataattcTCTTAATTTAAGTATACGTATCATTATAAGTTACCAATTGTATCATTATTTATGTAACAGGCAAGATGCTAAACGGAATGAACTGAAGACAAAAGTAGAAGGATTAGAAAATCAGATAAATTGGATGGATGCTAAAATAAAATTCCATGAAGGTCAGGAAGAGAAGTAAGTGATCTGCACTGTTGTAGTGCTGTATTTATTCATATAAAAGCTGTGGAATTTAATACCAATAAGTGATTTAATTTGGACCCAGTGTTTTAACAAGCTTGGCATCTATTCAGACCCAGGTATTTATTTCTTAGAGGTGGAAGGATGATTGTGGACAAAGTGGTGCTGGGAGCACTTATACAATTGTCTTACAGCTTGATATCTTTACTTGCAACAATGAAATATGAGGTTAAGCCTGTTTATCCAGTGTTTAAACTCTGGTATAGCATATGACTCCAGcatttattatgattaaagtacctggtaaaggcatagcctgtataccagaaggccttacaGCCTGTGGGACACATGGTCCCACTAAAGATGTTTATACTAacttcactaagtatgtttggaaagtaggagaaagaagaaaaaatccatgactggacctgggcagcctcgaacctgcaaccATCCAACCTAGGTTTCGGACCGTGGCATTTAAACAGGCATGTATTCTATAGTTTTGAATGAAGTACCCAGCCTGGCGTGTATTTGAGTCCAGAAGTGTATTGTGTATTTGAGCCCAGCTTTAGTACAGGtatatagaactttgcgtgggcgacaTCAATCAaaaaaaaagtgtactttattttcCACAAAGTGAGCCATGGTAAATAGAAAAGGACCTTAGGGTAAAAAGTGGATATCCCTAATCATctgaacaagtgtaaaattttcACTATTACAAAATACGTCATTACTCATGTTCTATCTATTGTATCCGAAAATTTTTTGCAGTGTATTGCTAAAACatcaatgtttttttttaatcacAGGGGTGTTTAATTACATTTTAtcattctaattaatgcacactgtTTAAATTTTATATCGAACTTAAATAGTGCTGTTCACAGCCCTTACACATGACATCAATATCAAAACTATAACAATTAGATAGAAAATCTATCATAGCATTTAATTACTGAATAACTGCAATATTTTTGAAGTCACCCTAAGGGCCCTATGGCTCCAATACAGTACGTTGGTGTGTGAACTGTACTTTATTGCCCACTGTACCACGTATATGACACTTCAAAGCTTTTAATAAAGTTAAAATGTTGGTGCTAGTAGTTTGTTGTCAACAACATGGGTGTGTGACCAACATTATACTGGAACTCAGTAATCAGCAGCTTACATAGTTCACAGAAAGTTACTGAGCACCTGGAGTACTGTTAGCTCACGTATGCATACAACCAAGGTGccatattagagtgttttgtgtaTTGCATGAACTTCCACTATAAAGTTTCATAATAATTTAAAACATTGGCTTGCTCATGCTACGAGAAGGTGTGGCCACACCTCATGCTTTATTATCCGTGTAGCACTCACAGCAATGCTTAAACTGTAGCTATCTGGGAAATCTCTACACTAGCATTTTATTCACTGTTAAAGTAGGAATTTTTCCACGTACATAGCTTTGTTGCAATACCATCATGTTAATTTCTTGTTTCGCTTCTTTTATTGTTGGATCCCTACTACTTTTAATAGATTATTtcgtttactttttataacagatatgcacatgtgactgttctattagaaaattgtttgtattaaggtgactgttttattagagtgtcttgatctcCTGCAAGGATAATCCAACTGATGTATCATTAGGAGGTGTGGTCACTGTGTTTCTGTAGCAAAATCAGCTTGGGTACACATTGCATGTTCTGAGTGCATGTTGCGTGAGCTCAGGTTTGGGCTTGTACCTAAGCAATACTGCCTGCCAAGTCATGTGTAACATGGAGATGGTATTTTTGAATGGAAAATGCTGAACTTCATGATCCCTCAtatgcagtactactgtactgtatggtaaTGCCAACTATATTAAAAAATTATGTTTAATTTTTCTTTTATGCCTCATAGTAGCTGATGTTCTATCCTTCTGTGTATTTActgtgttttatttttcttgttaTTTATGGAGGATCCAAAAAGAATTAAGTGACAAGAAAGCTGAAGTGGAAAGGTTGGAAGAAAGGTATAGATGTACAACtgaacatgcatgtgtataattatataacatgGTGCTAGTTTGCACTGATCGATGCTCATGCATGTGTAATCCTTGCATCACGTTTTGGCCTGTCTGAATAATTATAATCTTCGAACTAGAGAATTGGTTTTCGTCCTCACCACAACTATAGGAGATATCCTCCCATCTACCTGTAAATACTGAGTAACCTATATAtacctatatatataatagataTATGGGCCTGGTATTTCCAGTATGGTGGATAAGCAAAGGACAATTAAGGGATCCAAGTGATGGGCATGATCCGCAAAAGTATTATTACTCAAGGGAAAGATTTGTTTGATGATATCAGATGGTAGTGCTTTTTATAAACATCTATATATCAATTATGGAGTTAGAAAAGTTACTATATATATCAGCACAAGACCCATGGTCCCTAATTTATAGTACAACCGAGTAGCCAAGTACAGAAGGCTATGCTATGACACTTAACAGAGCAGCCAAGTACATGTATTTTATTTCAATGCAACAGTTAGGAAGTGTATTCAATGTACTCCAACAAAGCAGTCAGCTATCAGGCACAATCTTGATGAAACCACACTTATAAGCACGATATGTTTATATTTTGAGATAAAGCAAAATAGGCTTTATTATCTCTTAAAGCATATATACGTCTATTTGTTTCAAGGCATAATATTTTAAGCACACTTAATGTTTTGTATGTATTTAGGAATGCAAAAGTAACTGAGCAGTGGATGGAAAAAAGTCAAAAAATTTGTGAGGCTATGAAATTAAAGGATAAAGAGATTGCTCAAGTACACAGAGAAATGGGAGAGGTAACTGAGAAAGAAAATGAAAtagaaaaagtaaaaaaacacATAACCATATGGCATAACAACATTCAGTCGTTGCTTGAAAGTTCTAATAAAATAGAGACAATAGAAGCTGATGGACTAGTTGGACTGCAAGCTGCAGAAGAATGGAAGCACAGTGCATTGAGTAGTTTACGTACTCAGTTAAATGAGAAAGAGTTGCAAATAAATGAAAAGGAGAGTAAAATAAAAGAACAAGATGGTCAAATAAAGCAACTGAAAACTGAaaggtataattattatagttgaTACAATTATTAGTAATTGTTTATAATGGCAGTCGTAGTATACGTGCTTTCCAAATTAGTTTTTACTGCACTGCCTCAACTGATCTAAAATCATTGCTACAAATGATACAGTAGGCTATAGAGATTTTCACAAAGAGATGATAATTGTGCTATCACGAATACTGCAAGGAGCTGCTATATTGTTGGTTTTCATGTGTGTTGGTTTGATGAGATATGATTTTACACATGCATATCTTGATCAGTTAAATTTGTGCTAGATAATTGGCGCTGTGCTGTCAAAACTTTACTTATTATTTAGCTGAGTTATTTTTATTGTTCTTGTTAGAGTACTAACTATGGTGAGGGTATGATGTCTTTGTTCTCAATCAGAATATCTGTGAATACAGTTGGATGCTACTATGTTACCTATATGCATGTATTTATTTTGTTACGGCTCTGGTCAGCGAGGTTGTTACTAACTGGAAGACGGGGACCATCAAATATATCTAAAGTAAGAAATTGGGTGTATGGGCCATTGTGCTGTAGCCTAGTTGTAGGCTAGTATgtgttttatttttgtttaGCTTTAAGCTCTGTGTGTCCCCTCACATACCAGGCTACATTTTGGGAAAGACAAACCTTATGCCTTAACAGCCTCATCCTTATTACAGAGCTATCTGAAACTGGAGGTAAATGCTACAGCACTTGCCCATTTCACATCAGCCAAGACAGTGGAGCAATCTTGTCTGATGGAGAGAAAGGGAGAGGGTCCCTGGGCAGGAAAACAAGAACTTGCACGAGCAACAGGTTGAACACTACACCACTTAGCACCAAAATTCACAATAAGAGAGTTGGAAATGCAACCTGTTAAGCCTGTTTTGGGAATGGTTCCAAGTCTGCTGACCAGTAACCTCAACTCTT
This genomic interval carries:
- the LOC136256725 gene encoding myosin heavy chain, clone 203-like isoform X2, with product MDEYVGVQLRHGQEQVTTKALEALIEQQRVTKEQTNKANDLLTELNAKKMEMEVLKMNLQKQEQDISKKVERIKELEQGQDAKRNELKTKVEGLENQINWMDAKIKFHEGQEEKIQKELSDKKAEVERLEERNAKVTEQWMEKSQKICEAMKLKDKEIAQVHREMGEVTEKENEIEKVKKHITIWHNNIQSLLESSNKIETIEADGLVGLQAAEEWKHSALSSLRTQLNEKELQINEKESKIKEQDGQIKQLKTERDSLNSECQAYKFATQTVGNYASATTDIASAHNKAMDILTKNTRKQLTIENNQTGGNNLAVVPISSPSIPPDLHHEVVKAESSSFSD